A window of Bos taurus isolate L1 Dominette 01449 registration number 42190680 breed Hereford chromosome 19, ARS-UCD2.0, whole genome shotgun sequence contains these coding sequences:
- the FOXJ1 gene encoding forkhead box protein J1 yields MAESWLRLSGAGAAEEPGPEGGLEEPDALDDSLTSLQWLQEFSILNAKAPALPSGGTDPHGYHQVPGSAAPGSPLAADPACLGQPHTPGKPTSSCTSRSAPPGLQAPPPDDVDYATNPHVKPPYSYATLICMAMQASKATKITLSAIYKWITDNFCYFRHADPTWQNSIRHNLSLNKCFIKVPREKDEPGKGGFWRIDPQYAERLLSGAFKKRRLPPVHIHPAFARQAVQEPSAAPWAGPLTVNTEAQQLLREFEEATGEAGWGAGEGRLGHKRKQPLPKRVAKVPRPPSTLLLTQEEQGELEPLKGNFDWEAIFDAGTLGGELGSLEALELSPPMSPASHGDVDLTVHGHHIDCPATWGASVEQAADSLDFDETFLATSFLQHPWDESSSSCLPPEPLFEAGDATLATDLHDWASVGAFL; encoded by the exons ATGGCGGAGAGCTGGCTACGCCTCTCGGGGGCAGGGGCGGCGGAGGAGCCCGGGCCGGAGGGCGGCCTGGAGGAGCCCGACGCTCTGGATGACAGCCTGACCAGCCTGCAGTGGCTGCAGGAATTCTCTATTCTCAACGCCAAGGCTCCAGCCCTGCCCTCGGGGGGCACCGACCCCCACGGCTACCACCAGGTGCCAGGCTCGGCCGCGCCGGGGTCTCCCCTGGCGGCCGACCCCGCCTGCCTGGGGCAGCCGCACACGCCCGGCAAGCCCACGTCGTCGTGCACGTCGCGGAGCGCGCCCCCGGGGCTGCAGGCCCCGCCTCCCGACGACGTGGACTATGCCACCAACCCGCACGTGAAGCCGCCCTACTCATACGCCACGCTCATCTGCATGGCCATGCAGGCCAGCAAGGCCACCAAGATCACCCTGTCGGCCATCTACAAGTGGATCACGGACAACTTCTGCTACTTCCGCCACGCTGATCCCACTTGGCAG AATTCCATCCGCCACAACTTGTCCCTGAACAAGTGCTTCATCAAGGTGCCTCGGGAGAAGGACGAGCCTGGCAAGGGGGGCTTCTGGCGCATCGACCCTCAGTACGCAGAGCGGCTGCTGAGCGGGGCCTTCAAGAAGCGGCGGCTGCCCCCGGTCCACATCCACCCAGCCTTCGCCCGCCAGGCCGTGCAAGAGCCCAGCGCCGCCCCGTGGGCCGGGCCGCTGACCGTGAACACTGAGGCCCAACAGCTGCTGCGGGAGTTCGAGGAGGCCACCGGGGAGGCGGGCTGGGGTGCAGGTGAGGGCAGGCTCGGGCATAAGCGCAAACAGCCACTGCCCAAGCGGGTGGCCAAGGTCCCTCGGCCCCCCAGCACCCTGCTGCTCACCCAGGAGGAGCAGGGCGAGCTGGAACCCCTCAAGGGCAACTTTGACTGGGAGGCCATCTTCGACGCTGGCACTCTGGGTGGGGAGCTGGGTTCGCTGGAGGCCCTGGAGCTGAGCCCACCAATGAGCCCCGCCTCGCACGGGGACGTGGACCTCACCGTCCACGGCCACCACATCGACTGCCCAGCCACCTGGGGGGCTTCAGTGGAGCAGGCTGCCGACAGCCTGGACTTCGACGAGACCTTCCTGGCCACGTCCTTCCTGCAGCACCCTTGGGATGAGAGCAGCAGTAGCTGCCTCCCCCCGGAGCCCCTCTTTGAGGCCGGAGATGCCACCCTGGCCACCGACCTGCACGACTGGGCCAGCGTGGGTGCCTTCTTGTAA